CTGGGCTTGAAAGCTGAGTAGTCATGTTGTTTTTACCGATCAGGTTTGCAGGGGTCATTGACCTTGACTCAAGGGATAGGGGACAAAGATCGACTTGATCACTACCCGGGTTCCCAACTTCATGCCTCGGGCAACGGCCGTAATGCGATAGACAATACTGGAGGCGGGTTCAGGAATGAGATTGCTGGCGCTATGCGCGCCGCTGTTTATGACTTCGCTATAGCGAAAGGCTTCTACCCAATACCAAGCCTGCGCAGTATTGTTGGAAAGGATTGGATTGCCAGCCACACCTGGGGCCGTCAGTGCATTGCGTGTGTACTGGCCATAGGTGGCACCTAGCGGCGCCATATTGACCAAATCATTTTCAATGTTGTTCAGAGTCGCTATGCTTAATGGCACACAGATTCCCTGCATACAACGCAAAGTGGCTGAATTTGCTGTAACGATGTCGCTCACCGTGTCGAAGTCTTCGCTGTTCCGTGGGAACCAGGGGGTATTGGCCACTGCCTGGTTCCGGCAACCCGCATAGCCTGCTTCAGTAACCATGCTGGTCGTGCTGGTTGGCGGGTTGGGCCGGCAAGGGAAGCCGCGGGTACCGTCCGTCTGAACCGTTGTGTAGGGCGGCCTGCGGCCCCGAATATCCATTTCAGCGTCCCGAATTAACGCCTCTGCCGCAGCATGGGCTCGGTTGTAGTCGCTGGTATTGCCGAGCATGGCTTCGTTTAAATTGGCAACCCGGAAAGCACCGAGTACAGAGATCAGACTCAACAGCAGTAACACCAGAACGGTGATCAACGAAATGCCGCGCTGGCGGCGGGAGATGGACAAGTTACGCATAGGTTGCCTCATAGCAAGGCATTACGCAGGCTGAAGGTGCGCTGGAAAACGCGACGAAGCAGACCGTCGTTGGTAATGGTCTGGTTACGGCAACCTCTGGTAACCAGACCGGGCTGTGGATTGCCTTTGTTGTCACCAACCAGTTGCAGGCAAATTGCAACGGCCTGGATGTTGGTCCAGTCAACAATCTGGTCGGCACGGTAAAACTGGTACTGGGGCGCACCTGCTCCGTTAAGCGTTTGCACTCCATAGGTGACCTGAAAGTCTTCCACGCCATCGGCAATGGGTTGCGGTGGGGCAGCCGAGGCACCTTGGCACATCAAGTTGCCATTTAATACATAGAACTGATTGTCTACTCGCGCCACTGTAGTGGTTCTGATACCAAGGCAGTCCAGCACGACGCCGTCGTCTTCGTAGCTCACGCGCAACGTGTCCGGCGCATTGCTGGCGCCGTCCAGGCCGTGAATGGCGAAGATCTGACCTGCGGTCGCGCCAGTTACTGCCGGGTCGAAGCCTGTGAATGCCGCGCTGAAAATCATTCTGGCAGGATCGGCGGTGCCTTGCAGTTCAATTGCGCCGGCCTGGGAGATGTGAAAACCGATGTTGCGAAACACGATGTCTGTCTTTTGTTGCAAATGCGCACCGTCGCTGACAACGGTTGAGCTGATTTGGGTATAGACCAAGCTGCCTACGGCGGCGATGACAACCAACAAGCCGATAGTCAAGCCCACCATCAGTTCCAGCAGCGAAAACCCCTGCTGATAGCGTCGGAGAATGAATGACGGTGCTTGGCGAGGCGAGAGGGTTGGGTGTTTAAGGTTGCACATAGACAAGATGGCAAATGGCATTGGCAGGGCAATCGATCCCATTGGCCGCAGCCGTTACGGCGAAAGGTGCGTTGTACTTGACGCTGTCACCATCAGCGGCGCTGCTTTCATTGGCGGACCAGGCAATGGCAATGCCAATTTGGCGCGCATCATTGGGCGACTGAAAAACGCGGGCATTGCCTGACGGCAGCACATTCAAGGCTGTGCGCCACAGGTTAAGGTCGGACTGCGCCAATTGCGCGCCGGTGCATACGTTGGTGGTGCAGTTTTGTACCGCAGGAGTTGCGCCCCAAGCCAGAGAATAACTGTTTGCAATGGCCGCATCGCGGTTCAAAAGCATGCGGTTGGTGAGGTCGTCGATCAGGCCGATTGCCGTGGCGCGGTGATTGGCCGTTCGTGATTCAACCAGCAGGCGCGTCTGCACGCCAGCCAACCCCATGACGCCCAGCGCCAGAACCACAAGAGCCACCAGTGCTTCAATCAGGCTCAACCCGTATTGGCCTTTCCTAGCGGGGGCGACTGATTTAATTGGCGAATTGTTCAAGGGCATGCAACCTGATCGGGTAAATATCGTATTCTTCCGCCACTACTCATGCAGATAGTTGTTGTGGCTGCGCCTGAAACTCCTCCCGGAGGCGTCAAAACAAAGCTATTCCCTCCTGCCGCCTGTCCCCATTTGTTGATCACTATCCGTACTCCTACCGGACCAGCGTGGTTAATTCCATAGGAGGCAGGGACTGTGCTTGTTTGAATGACAGGCTCATTGGTGGGTGCACCGGTGTCATCGACGCCATTCAAGTTTGTATCCACAACGGCCTGCCAGCCGCAACCCCAATCGTTGGTGTCCAGCAAGGTCACGCCACAGCCTGTCGTACGAACCAGAATGATGGGAAAGCCGCGCCTGATGGCTTCTGATCGAGCCCACTGAATTGATCCAATCAGGTCATCGCGGATGGCATTGACCTGGTAGCGTCGAATGGCCTCGGAAAAACTGGGTGCCGCAAGTGCCGCCAAAATTCCCAAAATAGCCAGGCTCACCAACACTTCGACCAAAGTGAAGCCTGAATGCTTAGGCAAGCTTAAGAGGCTTTTCCTTTTACGGCTAAATTTCATAGACCTTAAGTCTAGGCAATAAAAAGAAAGAAAACGAGTCGAACTGATGAGTGATGTCAGGAAGCAGACAAACGGTAAATTTTGTGAAAAATATATAGAAAATGGGGGAAGTTACCGCCCTACCTCGTCCACCAGCGTCTTGAACTCGTCAATATCCTCAAAGCTCCGGTACACGCTGGCAAAGCGGATGTAGGCGATCTTGTCGAGCTTTTTCAGCTCCAGCATGACCAGCTCGCCCAGGCGGCTCGAAGCCACCTCGCGCAGTCCGAGGTTCAGCAGCTTTTCTTCAATCTGCTCGACGGCCGCATCGATCTGCGCGGTGCTGACCGGGCGCTTGCGCAGGGCCAGCCTCATTGAGCCGAGGATCTTGCTGCGCTGGTAGTCGGTGCGGCGGCCGTCCTTCTTGACGATGGACGGAAAGCTGACGTCGGGCCGCTCGTAGGTGGTGAAGCGTTTTTCACACGCGCCGCACTGGCGGCGGCGGCGTATGAATTCGGCGTCTTCGGAAATCCGGGTTTCGACGACCTGGGTTTCAAGGTGACCGCAAAAAGGACATTTCATGAGTCCTCCTGGCAATTTTTCAAGCGTTTCAGGGCGTTTGCGCAATAGGCATGGGCGCAAGCAGCTATCAAATAAATAGCTGCTGCGCCCTTCATGGCGTTCAGCCGTAAACCGGGAAGCGGCTGGTCAATGCGTGAACCTTGGCGCGAACCGCCTCGATGTTGGCGGCATCGCGCGGATTGTCCAGCACATCGGCCACCAGGTTGGCGGTCATGCGTGCTTCCTCGTCGCCAAAGCCGCGCGTGGTCATGGCAGGGGTGCCAATGCGCACGCCGCTGGTAACCATCGGCTTTTCCGGGTCGTTTGGAATCGCATTTTTGTTGATGGTCATGTGGGCGCTGCCCAGCACGGCTTCGGCTTCCTTGCCGGTGATGCCCTTGGCGCGTAAATCGACCAGCATGACGTGGCTTTCAGTGCGGCCGCTGACGATGCGCAGGCCGCGCTGGGTCAGCGTTTCAGCAACGATCTGCGCATTCTTCAGGACTTGCTGCTGGTAAATCTTGAATTCTGGCGACAGCGCTTCCTTGAAGGCGATGGCTTTAGCGGCAATCACATGCATCAGCGGGCCGCCCTGCAGGCCGGGGAAGATGGCGCTGTTGATGATTTTTTCGTGCTGCGCCTTCATCAGGATGATGCCGCCGCGCGGGCCGCGCAGGCTCTTGTGGGTGGTCGAGGTCACGATGTCGGCGTGCGGCACCGGGTTGGGGTAAATGCCGGCGGCAATCAGGCCGGCGTAATGCGCCATATCAACCATGAAAATCGCGCCGACGTCCTTGGCCACCTTGGCAAAGCGTTCAAAATCAATCGCCAGCGAGTAGGCGCTGGCGCCGGCAATGATCAGCTTGGGTTTGGTTTCGTGCGCCTTGCGCTCCATCGCTTCGTAGTCGATCTCTTCCTTGTCATTGAGACCGTAGGAAACGACGTTGAACCATTTGCCGCTCATGTTGAGCGCCATGCCGTGCGTCAGGTGGCCGCCTTCGGCCAGGCTCATGCCCATGATGGTGTCGCCGGGCTTGAGGAAGGCAAGGAACACGGCTTCGTTGGCGGATGCGCCGCAATGCGGCTGGACGTTGGCTGCATCGGCACCAAAGATCTGCTTGACGCGGTCGATGGCGAGTTGCTCGGCCACATCGACATGTTCGCAGCCGCCGTAGTAGCGGCGGCCGGGGTAGCCTTCGGCGTATTTGTTGGTGAGTTGCGAGCCTTGCGCGGCCATGACGGCGGGCGAGGCATAGTTTTCGCTGGCGATCAGCTCGATGTGGTGCTCTTGGCGGGCGTTTTCAGCCTGGATGGCGGCAAAGATTTCGGGGTCGGTCTGTTCGATGAGAATATTGCGGTGGTACATGGCAGTCCTTCAAGACTTTGGTTCCTTGTCCTTTGGCTCAATTGCAGAGCAAAGGAAGCAAGGGCTGCCCAGGCGAACGGCTGAACGCTTTTTGGCCAGATGACCTCAAACGGTGCGCTTCCCCGTGGTGTCCCACGTCGGCATTCAGGGCGGTGAAACCATGAAGCCTATCGCCAGTCGCGCACCGCGCTAGTGTAGCGTAGGGTGCCTGGCCGCAAGCTCAGCCGATCAGGACTGACCCAGCAAGGCCACTTTTTCTGCTGGCTTCTCGTTCGACTCCTGCCTGGCCGAAGCGTTGGCCGGCAATGACACCGGAATAGGGCGCGAAGGTGCTGGAGAGGCATACTGCCGCGATGTGGGCGGGCGCTTGCCGCCGACCACGGCCAGCAGGCGGGCATGCTCGGCCATGACCTTGCCGGCATAGCCGCCATCGCTTTCGAGGTTGGCTGCGCCAACATAGTATTTCAGCCCGCCTTCGACGGAGCCGGCGCGGCTGATGCATTCCTGCAGCACCTTGACGCCAACGCGCAGGTTCGCCATCGGGTCAAAGGCCGCCAGCTTGCCGCCCACCTTGGCGTATTTGTCGTGATGGACTTGCGTCATCACCTGCATCAGGCCTTGCGCGCCCACCGGGCTCTGGGCAAACGGATTGAAACCCGATTCAATCGCCATGATGGCTAGGATCAGCGTCGGGTCGAGCTTGACCTTGTAGCCGATCTCAAAGGCTTCTGCGACCAGGGCGCCCACGGGTTCGAGCGCCACCGAATATTTCTTGCTGATCCACGAGGCCACCGCGGCCTGCTGGGTGGACAGTGCCTTGGGCTTGGGGGCGGCAGCGGGTTCAACCGGAACCGGCTCCTTGAGCACGGCGACTTGCGGGGTAACCAGGGTAACCGGGGTAACCACTGGAGCGCGGCGCTCCTGCAGCCACGCCATGAGCCTGACTTCGCCCGCGTCACGCAGGTCGGGCCGGGCCATCAAGGTGACCACGGCAAACACGACAGCCAGGCCCAGAAGGGCAAAGCTGCTGTGGGTGATAACGAAAAATCCCCGGGCAATATCGTCCGCGACCGTGGCCAGGCCGCTGCGTACACTTTTCAGATGTGCCTTGATGTTGAAGTCAAGACGGTTATTTACTAGCGCTGTCATTAGCACTCCTTTCTTTGCATGCAAACCTTGTAAGGCTGCGCAGGCTTTGATTGGGTCGCCATAAAACCAGGCAGATGCCTGCTGGTTGTTGACCCTCGATGAGGCTGCCTGGATGGGCAGCGAGTTCGGGTAAGCCCCTGTTCTTGAGGGGGGCTTGGGGCATTCTAGTGGGCGCTTTAATAACCTGTCAATAATAAGAAATCAATTTGATATATCAAAATTCGTTTAAAAACCTCTTTTTTTCACTGAAAAAGGACTAATTTCACGGTTGTGGTTGTTTCTTTTCAAAGCTTGCTTTAAGTAACATTTGAAGTAGGGATCATCAAAGTGCTTGGGGATGGCGCTTGATCTTCACGGTCTGCTTGTGCTGAATGCGTGCTTTGCTGAGGTATTTGCAGTGCCGCACAGAGTCCAAAAGGAGGTAAAGAAAACACCAATCGCCCTGTGAATCGTGATTGAAAAATTAGGCTTGTCGGTATGAGGTACCCGGTTTAATCTGCAGTTGTCCGAGTTTTCGGACATCAACCGGGTAACCAGTCCCGGTAAAAAACGGAAGCAATCACTTGCTTCCAACGCACTGTGAGACGATTCATCTCTCCTTTTGCGAAGCCCGATGGCATGGGCCTTATGCCCGCCATCAACCCCGGTCAGTCCTGCTGACCGGGGTTTTTCATTTCCGGTCACCGTAAACCCTCCAAAAACAAGGCATTGACCTTTGGCGCCGGGTATTAAAAACTCGGCACCTAGGTCTGTCTGGCAATGCAATGAATCACAACAAGTGGCCGCTTCGTGGAAAAACCGTTTTGGCTGGTGCTGGCGCCGTGCTTCGCTCGCCCCGGTGGCATCGCCGCGTGCTCTGGGCGGTCGGCGCCTGGCTGCTGCTCTGGGCGCTGGCTTATGCCGCCGTGCCCTTCATCCTGAAGTCGCAACTGGAGAAGATCGGCGCTGAAAAACTGGGCCGCCGCGTCAGCGTGGGGGCGGTGGATTTCAAGCCCTGGTCGCTGGAATTGACGATCAATGACCTGGCCATCGCCAAGGCCCAGCCAGCCGCGCTCCAGCCGCCTGCCGCCCCGGCATCTCCGCAGCTGAAAGTCAGGCGTATCTATATAGATGCGGAGCTGGCGTCCCTGCTGCGGCTGGCGCCCGTGGCCGATGCCCTGGTGGTCGAGGAGCCGGTGGCTTCGCTCACCTACCTCGGCCAGGGGCGCTATGACATTGACGACATCCTGGCGCGGCTAAAAAACCCTGAAGCGCAGCCTGCCGGCGAGGCGCCGCATTTCTCGCTTTACAACCTGGTGCTGAGCGGCGGCCAGCTGGACTTCGTGGATCAATCCGTTCACAAGACGCATGCCCTGCGCGAGTTGCACCTGGCGGTTCCGTTTTTAAGCAACCTGCCTTCGCAGCGAGAGATCAAGACCGCGCCGCACCTGGCCTTTACCCTCAATGGCAGCCGTTTTGACACGGCTGCCGTCGCCACGCCCTTTGCCAGCAACCATAAAACCGACGCCGCCTTCGCGCTGCGCGGCCTTGACCTGCAGCCCTACCTGGCGTACTGGCCCGCCAGCTTGCCTTTCAGGCTGCAAAGCGCCGTGCTGCATGCCGATGTCAAGGTGGCGTTCGAGCAGACAGCGGCGCCGGTCGTCAGGATTTACGGCAGCGTCACGGCCGACAAGGTGCGGCTGCTGCAGGCGAGTGGACCCGATGCCGCGCCGGGCGCCGGCGCTGAACTGCTGGCGTTTGACCGCCTGCACCTCACGCTGGACGATGTGCGGCCGCTGGAGCAGGTGGTCAAGCTGTCTGCGGTCGAACTGACCGCGCCCACGCTGTCCATCACGCGCGACCGGGCAGGGCGGTTGAACCTGCTTCCGGCCGATGCGCAAGGCGCTACAAAAAACATAGCTATCAGTGCAGGTTCTGCAAGCGCAAAAGGCCAAAATGATATAAAAAATCAAGCTGTGGCGTCAGCTATTCCGTGGAAAGTGCAGGTTGCCAGGGTGGACGTGCGGGGCGGCACGCTGAACTGGCGCGATGAAACCCTGCCATCGCCAGCCCAGATCCGGCTCAAGGATCTGGTGCTGAACGCCTCGGCGATTGCCTATCCGTTTGCGGCCAGCGCACCCCTGCAGTTCAACGGCTCGCTGGGGCTGGACCCGTCGGCCCTGAATGTGCCTGCGTCGGGCAAGGCCGTGGCGAAATCGCCTGCGCCAGTGACGGCGCCTGCTGCGGCGCTGGTCACCTTCAAGGGATCGGCCACCGACCAGGCGGCCGATATCACAGCCACTGTTGCCGCCTGGCCGCTCAACATGGCCGCGAAATATGTCGGCCAGTTTTTGCTGCCGGCGCTCAATGGCCAGCTCGATGCCCAACTCGGCGTGAAGTGGCAGGCCGCCACGGCCGGCCAGCCGCAGGCCTTGCGCATCACCGCGCCCGCCATCGCGGTCAGCGATGTGCAGTTGGCGCAAGGCGCCACTTCGCTGGTGTCGATTCAGCGCGCGGAACTGGCGCAGGTGGAGATTGACCTGCCGGGCCAGTCCTTCAAGGCCGCCCACATGCAGCTCAGCCAGCCCCGGGCAAGGGTGGAGCGCGATGCCGGCAAGCGCTGGATGTACGAACGCTGGCTGGTGAGCCACGGCCAGGCCGCGCCGCCCGCCGCCGCAAAAACCGGGACCGGCGCGCCGTCGTGGGCGGTCGCCATCAACGACGTGCTGCTGGACGGCGGCACGGTGTCGTTTTCCGACAAGGCCGGCGCCAAGCCTGTGGCTTTTGAAGTCACGGCGGCCACGGCCCGGCTGGGCGGCCTGGTGCTGGAGGACAGCCCGGCCGGCAAGGCGCAGGCTGCCCAGCCCATGCCTCTGTCGGCCTCGCTGCGACTGGCCACGGGCCGGTCCCAGCCCGGCAAGCTGGACTTCAAGGGCAGCCTGGCCCTGGCGCCGCTGCAGGCCAAGGGCCAGCTGGCCGTCGAGCGGCTGCCGGTGCAGGCCTTCGAGCCTTATTTTGCCGGTGCGGTCAATATCGAACTGCTGCGCGCCGACGCCAGCTTCAAGGGCCGGGTGTCCTACCGCCAGACCGCCGCCGGCCCGCAGGCCGAGGTGGCCGGCGACGTGGCGCTGGAGCAGTTCAGGGCCAACACGCTGGCGCCCGCCGAAGACCTGCTGGCCTGGAAAGCGCTGAATGTGCGCGGCCTGAAAGTGGCGCTGGAGCCCGGCAAGGCAACGCGGGTGGACGTGAAGGAAACCGTGCTGAGCGACTTTTTTGCCCGCGTGATCGTCATGCCCGACGGCCGCATCAACCTGCAGGACTTGGTGAAACCGGCTGCGCCCGCTTCCGCCGCCAATCAGGATGCTACGAAAAAAGTAGCTGCTGACGACCGCCAGGAAAGCGCAAAAGGCATAAAAGACCTGAAAAATCCAGCCGTGGCCGTGGTGGTGCCGCCAGCCAGCCCGCCGCCCATCGTCAATGTGGGTCCGATCAGCCTGATCAACGGCCAGGTCCGGTTTTCGGACCGCTTCATCAAGCCCAACTACTCGGCCGACCTGAGCGAGCTGACCGGCAAGCTCAGCGCGTTTTCGTCCGTGGCGGCAAGCACGCCTGCTGGCCCGGCGGCAGCGCCCGCCATGGCCGACCTGGAACTGCGCGGCAAGGCCGAGGGCACGGCGTCGCTCGAAATCCTGGGCAAGCTCAACCCGCTGGTCACGCCGCTGGCGCTGGACATCACCGGCAAGGTGCGCGACCTGGAACTGCCGCCGCTGTCGCCCTATGCCGTCAAGTATTCCGGCTACGGCATCGAACGCGGCAAGATGAGCGTCGATGTGAACTACGTGGTGCTGCCCGACGGCCGCCTTACCGCCCGCAACAAGCTGGTGCTCAACCAGCTCAGTTTCGGCGACAAGGTGGCGGGCTCGACGGCCAGTCTGCCGGTCAAGCTGGCAGTTGCCCTGCTGGCCGACCGCAACGGCGTGATCGACCTTGATTTGCCCATCAGCGGCTCGCTCAATGATCCGCAGTTCAGCCTGGGGCCGGTCATCGTCAAGGTGATTTTGAACGTCATCGTCAAGGCCATCACCGCGCCGTTCAGCCTGCTGGCCCATGCGCTGGGCGGCGGTGGCGACGAGCTGGGCCGGGTCGATTTTGCCGCCGGCAGCGCGCAGCTGTCGCCCGATGCCCGGGCCGGGCTCGACAAGGTGGCGAAAGCGCTGGCCGAGCGTCCCGCGCTGATGCTCACGGTGGCCGGCACCAGCAGCCTGGACGCCGAGCGCGATGGTTTCCAGCGCGAGCAGCTGGCCGAGAGGGTGCGCGCCGAAAAGCGCCGCCAGATGGCCCGGGAAGGTCTGGCGCTATCGCCCGAGACAAGCGTCAGTCCGGACGAATACCCGGCGCTGCTCAAGGCGGTTTACAAGCAGTCCGAGCTGCCCAAGCCGCGCAACCTGATCGGCCTCGTCAAGGACCAGCCGGTCGGCGAGATGGAAAAACTGCTGCTGGCCGGGATTCCGGCCAGCCCCGAAGCCCTGCACGAACTGGCGGTGAAGCGCGCCATAACCGTCAAGGATTACCTGGTTTCCAAGGGGCTGCCGCCCGCGCGGCTGTTCCTCGGGGCGGCCAAGGCCGTGCCGCCAGAGGCCAAATCAACCCCGCATGCTGAACTTAATTTGGCAATGCCGTAAAAACAGCGAAAATAAGCGGATTGCTTTAATTTTTAAAGCTGTAGGTATTCAGGCCTTGCAAGCCATGACCCGAATTCCTCCGCTGACAGACCTTCCAGTTCTTCGCCCCCGTGATTGTTTACCAAGTGCCGGCAGGCACGCCGGTCCGGGGCTTCGAATGCTGGGTGCAGGTGCTGTCTCTGGCTGCTTTTTTTTCCGAAACGATTTTTAACTATGCTGCGCTCTTTCTTGTCCAAATCCTCCAAAGCCGAACCCACGCCAGCCGCTGCCGTGAAAACCAGCGTCGCCAAAAGTGCTGAAGCCCATCCGCTGGACGGCCTGACGGGCGGCGCTTTTTCAGCGGCCACCTCGGGCGAGCGGGCTTCCCGCATCCGCCAGTGGCTGACCACCGAACCCACGCCCGAGCAGATGGCCGAAGTCTATAAAGACCTGGCCAACCGCGACAAGGGCGCGGCCAAGCCATTGAAGGAAAAGCTTGACGAAGTCAAGCGCAGCAAGGGCCAGGAAATCATCGCCGCCGAATGGGCCGAAAAAGCCAAGTCGCTGCTGGCCCTGCCCAAGCTCAACCTGGCCGATGCCCTGGCCTGGCAGCGCGATGCCGCCAAGGCCGGCGCGCCGCTGTCCAAGGAGCCGCTGGCCGGCCTGAAAGTGCAGCTGGCCGAGCGCGTCAAGACGATTGAAGACCTGCAGCACCGCACCCAGGTGCAGCGCGAGGCCGCCGTGCTGATCGCCCAGCGCATCGAAGTGCTGTCGATCAAGCCCTGGCGCGATGCCGAGGCCGTGCTCGACACGCTGCGCGCCGACGTGGCGCACTGGCAGGCCCAGGCCGACGAACTCGCGCAGGATGCCAACTGGGCCAGCGTCGATGGCAAGTTCCCGCCGCTGCTTGACGCTTCGCGCGGCCAGTTGCTGGCCGTCTGGGATGCATTCCAGGGCGCGCTCGCCCTGACGGTGAAAGCCGCCGAAGATGCTGCCGCGCCGCTGCCCGCCGTGCCGGTCTGGGCCGACGAGTTGCGCGCCGCGCGCGGCCTGCCCACGTCAAAAGCCGAAGCCCAGGCGACTGCCGATGGCAGCCAGCCCGCGCGTGCGCCCAAGGCCAAGATGGACCCGGCCGCGCTGAATGACCTGCGCGCCAAATCCTCCGCCATCGTGCAGGAAGCGCTGGCCCGGCTGGAGCATGAAGTCACCGAAGGCCACGGTAAATCGACGCCCAAGGTCGCCGCCGACCTGCGCCACGCGTTGAAGGAAAACATCCGCAACATCGACAGCAAGCTCGAAGCTGCCGCGCACGCCGCGCTGACCGCCGCCGGCGAACTCGAAGGCTGGCAGCGCTGGCGTGCCGACCAGATTCGCGAAGAACTGGTCGTCAAGGCCGAAGGGCTTCTCGCCAAGCCGCTGGGCGGGCGCAAGCAGCAAGACGCCCTGCGCAACATGCGCGAACAGTGGAAAACCAGCGACCAGGGCGGCACGCCCAACCACGCGCTGTGGAAGCGTTTTGACGACGCCTGCAACGAAGCGCA
This DNA window, taken from Polaromonas hydrogenivorans, encodes the following:
- a CDS encoding pilus assembly PilX family protein, with the protein product MRNLSISRRQRGISLITVLVLLLLSLISVLGAFRVANLNEAMLGNTSDYNRAHAAAEALIRDAEMDIRGRRPPYTTVQTDGTRGFPCRPNPPTSTTSMVTEAGYAGCRNQAVANTPWFPRNSEDFDTVSDIVTANSATLRCMQGICVPLSIATLNNIENDLVNMAPLGATYGQYTRNALTAPGVAGNPILSNNTAQAWYWVEAFRYSEVINSGAHSASNLIPEPASSIVYRITAVARGMKLGTRVVIKSIFVPYPLSQGQ
- a CDS encoding PilW family protein, which codes for MPFAILSMCNLKHPTLSPRQAPSFILRRYQQGFSLLELMVGLTIGLLVVIAAVGSLVYTQISSTVVSDGAHLQQKTDIVFRNIGFHISQAGAIELQGTADPARMIFSAAFTGFDPAVTGATAGQIFAIHGLDGASNAPDTLRVSYEDDGVVLDCLGIRTTTVARVDNQFYVLNGNLMCQGASAAPPQPIADGVEDFQVTYGVQTLNGAGAPQYQFYRADQIVDWTNIQAVAICLQLVGDNKGNPQPGLVTRGCRNQTITNDGLLRRVFQRTFSLRNALL
- the pilV gene encoding type IV pilus modification protein PilV, coding for MSLIEALVALVVLALGVMGLAGVQTRLLVESRTANHRATAIGLIDDLTNRMLLNRDAAIANSYSLAWGATPAVQNCTTNVCTGAQLAQSDLNLWRTALNVLPSGNARVFQSPNDARQIGIAIAWSANESSAADGDSVKYNAPFAVTAAANGIDCPANAICHLVYVQP
- a CDS encoding GspH/FimT family pseudopilin, translated to MKFSRKRKSLLSLPKHSGFTLVEVLVSLAILGILAALAAPSFSEAIRRYQVNAIRDDLIGSIQWARSEAIRRGFPIILVRTTGCGVTLLDTNDWGCGWQAVVDTNLNGVDDTGAPTNEPVIQTSTVPASYGINHAGPVGVRIVINKWGQAAGGNSFVLTPPGGVSGAATTTICMSSGGRIRYLPDQVACP
- the nrdR gene encoding transcriptional regulator NrdR; protein product: MKCPFCGHLETQVVETRISEDAEFIRRRRQCGACEKRFTTYERPDVSFPSIVKKDGRRTDYQRSKILGSMRLALRKRPVSTAQIDAAVEQIEEKLLNLGLREVASSRLGELVMLELKKLDKIAYIRFASVYRSFEDIDEFKTLVDEVGR
- the glyA gene encoding serine hydroxymethyltransferase, which encodes MYHRNILIEQTDPEIFAAIQAENARQEHHIELIASENYASPAVMAAQGSQLTNKYAEGYPGRRYYGGCEHVDVAEQLAIDRVKQIFGADAANVQPHCGASANEAVFLAFLKPGDTIMGMSLAEGGHLTHGMALNMSGKWFNVVSYGLNDKEEIDYEAMERKAHETKPKLIIAGASAYSLAIDFERFAKVAKDVGAIFMVDMAHYAGLIAAGIYPNPVPHADIVTSTTHKSLRGPRGGIILMKAQHEKIINSAIFPGLQGGPLMHVIAAKAIAFKEALSPEFKIYQQQVLKNAQIVAETLTQRGLRIVSGRTESHVMLVDLRAKGITGKEAEAVLGSAHMTINKNAIPNDPEKPMVTSGVRIGTPAMTTRGFGDEEARMTANLVADVLDNPRDAANIEAVRAKVHALTSRFPVYG
- a CDS encoding lytic transglycosylase domain-containing protein: MTALVNNRLDFNIKAHLKSVRSGLATVADDIARGFFVITHSSFALLGLAVVFAVVTLMARPDLRDAGEVRLMAWLQERRAPVVTPVTLVTPQVAVLKEPVPVEPAAAPKPKALSTQQAAVASWISKKYSVALEPVGALVAEAFEIGYKVKLDPTLILAIMAIESGFNPFAQSPVGAQGLMQVMTQVHHDKYAKVGGKLAAFDPMANLRVGVKVLQECISRAGSVEGGLKYYVGAANLESDGGYAGKVMAEHARLLAVVGGKRPPTSRQYASPAPSRPIPVSLPANASARQESNEKPAEKVALLGQS
- a CDS encoding DUF748 domain-containing protein, yielding MNHNKWPLRGKTVLAGAGAVLRSPRWHRRVLWAVGAWLLLWALAYAAVPFILKSQLEKIGAEKLGRRVSVGAVDFKPWSLELTINDLAIAKAQPAALQPPAAPASPQLKVRRIYIDAELASLLRLAPVADALVVEEPVASLTYLGQGRYDIDDILARLKNPEAQPAGEAPHFSLYNLVLSGGQLDFVDQSVHKTHALRELHLAVPFLSNLPSQREIKTAPHLAFTLNGSRFDTAAVATPFASNHKTDAAFALRGLDLQPYLAYWPASLPFRLQSAVLHADVKVAFEQTAAPVVRIYGSVTADKVRLLQASGPDAAPGAGAELLAFDRLHLTLDDVRPLEQVVKLSAVELTAPTLSITRDRAGRLNLLPADAQGATKNIAISAGSASAKGQNDIKNQAVASAIPWKVQVARVDVRGGTLNWRDETLPSPAQIRLKDLVLNASAIAYPFAASAPLQFNGSLGLDPSALNVPASGKAVAKSPAPVTAPAAALVTFKGSATDQAADITATVAAWPLNMAAKYVGQFLLPALNGQLDAQLGVKWQAATAGQPQALRITAPAIAVSDVQLAQGATSLVSIQRAELAQVEIDLPGQSFKAAHMQLSQPRARVERDAGKRWMYERWLVSHGQAAPPAAAKTGTGAPSWAVAINDVLLDGGTVSFSDKAGAKPVAFEVTAATARLGGLVLEDSPAGKAQAAQPMPLSASLRLATGRSQPGKLDFKGSLALAPLQAKGQLAVERLPVQAFEPYFAGAVNIELLRADASFKGRVSYRQTAAGPQAEVAGDVALEQFRANTLAPAEDLLAWKALNVRGLKVALEPGKATRVDVKETVLSDFFARVIVMPDGRINLQDLVKPAAPASAANQDATKKVAADDRQESAKGIKDLKNPAVAVVVPPASPPPIVNVGPISLINGQVRFSDRFIKPNYSADLSELTGKLSAFSSVAASTPAGPAAAPAMADLELRGKAEGTASLEILGKLNPLVTPLALDITGKVRDLELPPLSPYAVKYSGYGIERGKMSVDVNYVVLPDGRLTARNKLVLNQLSFGDKVAGSTASLPVKLAVALLADRNGVIDLDLPISGSLNDPQFSLGPVIVKVILNVIVKAITAPFSLLAHALGGGGDELGRVDFAAGSAQLSPDARAGLDKVAKALAERPALMLTVAGTSSLDAERDGFQREQLAERVRAEKRRQMAREGLALSPETSVSPDEYPALLKAVYKQSELPKPRNLIGLVKDQPVGEMEKLLLAGIPASPEALHELAVKRAITVKDYLVSKGLPPARLFLGAAKAVPPEAKSTPHAELNLAMP